The following are encoded in a window of Flavobacterium cupriresistens genomic DNA:
- a CDS encoding S46 family peptidase: MCLMAFPVRADEGMWFLMFIERLNHRDMEKMGLQLTAEEIYSINNHSLKDAIVQFNGGCTAEIVSKSGLVLTNHHCGYNAIAELSSAEKNYLKDGFWAKEKSAEMKPKSLYVRFFVRMDDVSKRILSKVDDKMTETERNKIIQQEIALIEKENNEGGKYTVSVRPFFQGNEYYYFVYQDYTDVRLVGTPPESVGKFGGDTDNWEWPRQTGDFSMFRVYADKNGNPATYSKDNVPLQPKHYLPISLKGVKENDFAMILGYPGRTNRWMPAGGIEQNVKFAYPAWVEGAKTGMDQMKKYMDKDATVRLQYASKYASTANYWKNRQGMIDALTKAGTAATKEEQEDKFYEWATKPANKEKYENVIPTINEYYRSTNVKVVHDNYLTQLMRTSSYANGPANLGNALIAYYNENDAKKAEMLPKINAMIDGIYGDFYAPLEKEVLTAQLNLYAAKATEYGLAPQVAKMKSLNNGDFTADVAKATETSYFTSKEKIVAFMADPKPLAIVHDPLYIISTDLLTKYRAKSDDQVKSDEAFAIAYRKLVEGLRESKLNTIQYPDANSTLRLTYGKVRALPEDKRNDAKINNYTTMESMVKKYKAGDQEFDLPARLLELNKTKDYGQYADKAGYMPVNFLTDNDITGGNSGSPVLNGKGELIGVAFDGNIEAMAGDVIFDSKLQRTINVDIRYVLWIIDKYAGAKNIIDEMTIIK, translated from the coding sequence ATGTGCCTAATGGCTTTTCCTGTAAGAGCTGATGAAGGAATGTGGTTTTTGATGTTTATCGAAAGATTAAACCATAGAGATATGGAAAAAATGGGCTTGCAATTAACAGCCGAAGAGATTTACAGTATTAATAATCATAGTTTGAAAGATGCTATTGTACAATTTAACGGAGGTTGTACAGCCGAAATCGTTTCTAAAAGCGGTTTGGTTTTAACCAATCACCATTGTGGTTATAATGCTATTGCAGAACTTTCGTCTGCAGAAAAAAATTATTTGAAAGATGGTTTTTGGGCAAAAGAAAAAAGTGCCGAGATGAAACCAAAATCATTATACGTTCGTTTCTTCGTTCGTATGGATGACGTTTCGAAAAGAATATTGTCTAAAGTTGATGATAAAATGACGGAAACAGAAAGAAACAAAATTATTCAACAAGAGATCGCTTTGATTGAAAAGGAGAATAATGAAGGTGGAAAATATACAGTTTCTGTTCGTCCTTTCTTTCAAGGAAATGAATATTACTATTTCGTTTACCAAGATTATACTGATGTACGTTTAGTGGGTACACCTCCTGAAAGTGTTGGTAAATTTGGTGGAGATACAGACAACTGGGAGTGGCCGCGTCAAACTGGAGATTTCTCTATGTTTAGAGTGTACGCAGACAAAAACGGAAATCCTGCAACTTATTCTAAAGATAATGTGCCTTTACAGCCTAAACATTATTTACCGATAAGTCTTAAAGGAGTTAAAGAAAATGACTTTGCTATGATTTTGGGTTACCCGGGAAGAACAAACCGTTGGATGCCGGCAGGTGGAATTGAGCAAAATGTAAAATTTGCTTACCCTGCATGGGTTGAAGGTGCTAAGACCGGAATGGACCAAATGAAAAAGTATATGGATAAAGATGCTACTGTTCGTTTACAGTATGCTTCTAAATATGCGTCTACAGCTAATTACTGGAAAAACCGTCAAGGAATGATTGATGCTTTGACTAAAGCAGGAACAGCAGCTACTAAAGAAGAGCAAGAAGATAAGTTTTATGAGTGGGCAACTAAGCCGGCTAATAAAGAAAAGTACGAGAATGTAATTCCGACTATTAATGAGTATTACAGAAGTACAAATGTAAAAGTAGTTCATGATAACTATTTAACGCAACTGATGCGTACTTCAAGTTATGCAAATGGACCTGCAAATTTAGGAAATGCTTTGATTGCTTACTACAACGAGAATGATGCTAAAAAAGCAGAAATGTTACCTAAGATCAACGCAATGATTGATGGCATTTATGGCGATTTTTATGCTCCACTTGAAAAAGAGGTATTAACAGCACAGTTAAATTTATACGCTGCTAAAGCAACTGAATACGGTTTAGCCCCACAAGTAGCTAAAATGAAATCATTGAATAATGGTGATTTTACAGCAGACGTTGCAAAAGCAACTGAAACAAGTTACTTTACTTCTAAAGAAAAAATAGTGGCGTTTATGGCTGATCCAAAACCATTGGCTATTGTACACGATCCTTTATATATTATCTCTACTGACTTGTTGACAAAATACCGTGCTAAATCTGATGATCAAGTAAAATCTGATGAGGCTTTTGCAATTGCTTACAGAAAATTAGTGGAAGGTTTAAGAGAATCTAAATTAAATACGATTCAATACCCTGATGCCAATTCAACTTTGAGATTGACGTACGGAAAAGTTCGTGCTTTGCCGGAAGACAAACGTAACGATGCTAAAATCAACAATTATACTACCATGGAAAGTATGGTGAAAAAGTACAAAGCAGGAGATCAGGAATTTGATTTACCGGCAAGATTGTTAGAATTAAACAAAACCAAAGATTACGGACAATATGCTGATAAAGCAGGATACATGCCAGTAAACTTCCTTACGGATAATGATATTACAGGTGGGAATTCAGGTTCACCGGTTCTTAACGGAAAAGGAGAATTAATTGGTGTTGCTTTTGACGGAAACATTGAAGCTATGGCCGGAGATGTTATTTTTGACTCTAAATTACAAAGAACCATCAACGTAGATATTCGTTATGTACTTTGGATTATTGACAAATACGCAGGTGCCAAAAACATTATTGATGAAATGACAATTATAAAATAA
- a CDS encoding tape measure protein: protein MNAYEFIISMKNMASSSLTQIAASVGMTNNRVQGLNGTFRSTESSSSSFFNSMGSGFKTVIGLVGALGISLGVVAGVKAIFNMGVEMEQTNVKFEVLLGSVGKARDMLGQLNEYANATPYSNDGIIKGAETMLGFGIAQEKVMGNMKMLGDVAMGNQEKLNGLSLVYSQVMATGRLMGQDTLQMINQGFNPLQIISENTGISMSKLKDKMEQGAISSGMVEEAFRLATSEGGRYHDMAKKMAESAGGKWTTMIGTFQNKISRIGMAFAEWIKPLFDIGTAIGESIIPFGHAVADVVKWIIEAKPLMFFFGALVTTLGISFVAANAGFWVFSAQFALFEARLWLATAAQSAFNLVMSMNPIGLAVIAFAGLIAIVWACWNRFEGFRGVIMGTWEVLKGFGTAIKDYVINRFHDLLSGITGIGSALMAFFKGDFKNAFDIGKKAVGDLMGVDSKKKLFDDGLKAARTFSKGYNDGVHMKAKEVGIKTADDKKTTPDYLKQEKSKVFADLMNDTGKKKKRKGEKDDNIVSGGSKMTTINVTIHKLQDDTKIFVENTEKGIERLGETVQEILLRAVNSVNQMQTS, encoded by the coding sequence ATGAATGCATATGAATTTATTATATCAATGAAAAACATGGCATCATCGTCGCTTACTCAAATAGCGGCGAGTGTTGGCATGACTAATAATCGAGTTCAAGGATTAAACGGTACTTTTAGAAGTACCGAAAGTTCTTCTAGCTCTTTTTTCAATTCTATGGGTTCGGGCTTTAAAACAGTAATTGGCTTAGTCGGAGCGTTGGGTATTTCGCTTGGTGTCGTTGCGGGAGTCAAGGCTATTTTTAATATGGGGGTGGAAATGGAGCAAACGAACGTTAAATTTGAAGTCTTGCTCGGTTCCGTCGGGAAAGCCCGGGATATGCTCGGGCAACTTAACGAATATGCTAATGCCACGCCTTACAGTAATGACGGAATTATTAAAGGTGCTGAAACAATGCTTGGTTTTGGTATTGCTCAGGAGAAAGTAATGGGTAATATGAAAATGCTCGGGGATGTTGCAATGGGTAATCAGGAAAAGTTAAACGGTTTATCACTCGTTTACTCACAAGTTATGGCTACTGGTCGTTTGATGGGGCAGGATACCTTACAAATGATTAATCAAGGTTTTAATCCACTTCAAATTATATCCGAAAACACGGGTATATCAATGAGTAAATTAAAAGATAAAATGGAACAGGGAGCTATATCTTCGGGGATGGTTGAGGAAGCGTTTAGGCTTGCAACTTCGGAAGGTGGGCGATACCATGATATGGCAAAAAAGATGGCTGAATCTGCGGGCGGTAAATGGACTACTATGATAGGAACATTTCAAAATAAAATAAGCAGAATTGGAATGGCTTTTGCAGAATGGATAAAACCTTTATTTGATATTGGTACGGCAATAGGCGAAAGCATTATTCCTTTTGGTCATGCTGTAGCCGATGTTGTTAAATGGATTATTGAAGCAAAACCTTTAATGTTTTTCTTTGGAGCTTTGGTTACTACATTAGGGATTTCTTTTGTTGCGGCTAATGCAGGTTTTTGGGTGTTTTCAGCTCAATTTGCTTTATTTGAGGCACGGCTTTGGTTAGCTACAGCCGCTCAAAGTGCCTTTAACCTTGTAATGAGTATGAACCCTATTGGATTGGCAGTTATCGCCTTTGCGGGCTTGATTGCCATTGTTTGGGCGTGTTGGAATCGCTTTGAGGGATTTCGGGGTGTCATAATGGGAACTTGGGAAGTACTGAAAGGCTTTGGAACTGCAATTAAAGATTATGTGATTAATCGCTTTCACGATTTATTATCAGGTATTACAGGAATAGGTAGCGCATTGATGGCATTTTTTAAAGGCGATTTCAAAAATGCTTTTGATATTGGTAAAAAAGCCGTAGGCGATTTAATGGGAGTTGATTCAAAAAAGAAACTCTTTGACGATGGACTAAAAGCGGCTCGAACATTTTCCAAAGGTTATAATGATGGTGTTCACATGAAGGCTAAAGAAGTCGGAATAAAAACCGCTGATGATAAAAAAACTACTCCTGATTATCTTAAACAAGAGAAATCTAAAGTTTTTGCTGACTTGATGAATGATACGGGCAAAAAGAAAAAGCGAAAAGGAGAAAAAGACGATAACATTGTATCAGGAGGCTCTAAAATGACAACCATTAATGTAACTATCCATAAGCTACAGGATGATACAAAAATATTTGTTGAAAACACCGAAAAAGGAATTGAAAGATTAGGCGAAACGGTGCAAGAAATATTATTAAGAGCAGTAAATAGTGTAAACCAAATGCAAACCAGTTAA
- the hpt gene encoding hypoxanthine phosphoribosyltransferase: MIQLHDKQFVPFISAKEIDFALTKIVAQVEDDFGDDTPIFIGVLNGAFMVVADFLKKYKSPCEVSFIKMASYEGTESTNSVKQIIGINQDLTGRTVVLIEDIVDTGNTIEELKALFKAQNVKHFKIATLFFKPEAYKKDIKIDYVGIRIPNKFIVGYGLDYDGLGRNLPEVYKVAE, translated from the coding sequence ATGATACAACTTCACGATAAACAATTTGTTCCGTTTATTTCGGCAAAAGAAATTGATTTTGCTTTAACGAAAATAGTTGCCCAAGTAGAAGATGATTTTGGAGATGATACGCCAATTTTTATTGGGGTTTTGAATGGCGCATTTATGGTTGTGGCCGATTTTCTGAAAAAATATAAAAGCCCATGTGAAGTTTCATTTATCAAAATGGCCTCTTATGAAGGGACAGAATCAACAAATTCTGTGAAACAAATAATAGGGATTAATCAGGATTTGACTGGCAGAACCGTAGTGCTTATCGAAGATATCGTGGATACAGGAAACACGATTGAGGAATTAAAAGCACTGTTTAAGGCACAAAATGTAAAACATTTTAAGATCGCCACTTTGTTTTTTAAACCTGAAGCTTATAAAAAAGACATTAAGATTGATTATGTCGGGATCAGGATTCCGAATAAGTTCATTGTTGGTTATGGTTTAGACTACGACGGTTTGGGAAGAAACCTGCCAGAAGTATATAAAGTAGCCGAATAA
- a CDS encoding adenylate kinase — protein MINIVLFGKPGAGKGTQAEFLKEKYKLTHLSTGDIFRFNLKNDTDLGKKARVFMDNGELVPCEVTTAMLIDEVKKHPDTAGFLFDGYPRTLDQAEALDKFLPTINSSVTATIALEADDEILVARLLERGKTSGRVDDQDEEKIRVRYQEYNEKTAPLIGYYKTQNKFHAVNGIGTIEEITERLTSVIDNL, from the coding sequence ATGATTAACATTGTTTTATTTGGAAAGCCTGGAGCGGGAAAAGGAACTCAGGCAGAATTTTTAAAAGAAAAATACAAATTAACACATCTTTCAACCGGAGATATTTTTCGTTTTAATTTAAAAAACGATACAGATTTAGGTAAAAAAGCAAGAGTTTTTATGGATAATGGAGAGTTGGTACCTTGCGAAGTAACAACTGCAATGTTAATTGACGAAGTGAAAAAACATCCGGATACTGCGGGATTTTTATTCGACGGTTACCCGAGAACGCTAGATCAGGCGGAAGCTTTAGATAAATTTTTGCCAACAATTAATTCAAGCGTAACAGCGACAATTGCGTTAGAAGCGGATGATGAAATTTTGGTAGCTCGTTTGTTGGAAAGAGGAAAAACAAGCGGAAGAGTGGATGATCAGGACGAAGAGAAAATTCGCGTGAGATATCAGGAATACAATGAAAAAACAGCTCCATTAATTGGATATTATAAAACACAGAATAAGTTTCATGCGGTAAACGGTATTGGAACTATCGAAGAAATTACAGAACGATTAACGTCAGTTATAGATAATTTGTAG
- a CDS encoding helix-turn-helix domain-containing protein, with the protein MIINEIKKHLGFKKDIDFASYLGINQSTLSSWHKRGSINYELIITKCKDIDANWLLTGKGQMLRKNNKESLNEQKTMFKEELNCQEVELLKKDLKTAQSTLKDKNQMLEVQNKYIGKLEQEIESLKSKKNQ; encoded by the coding sequence TTGATTATAAATGAAATAAAAAAACATCTTGGATTCAAAAAAGATATTGATTTCGCCTCATATTTAGGAATAAATCAGAGTACTTTATCATCTTGGCATAAAAGAGGAAGTATAAATTACGAGCTAATTATTACAAAATGTAAAGATATTGACGCTAACTGGCTTTTAACTGGAAAAGGACAAATGCTAAGGAAAAACAATAAAGAATCTTTAAATGAACAAAAAACGATGTTTAAAGAAGAATTAAATTGTCAGGAAGTAGAACTATTGAAAAAAGATTTAAAAACAGCACAATCCACCTTAAAGGATAAAAACCAAATGTTAGAGGTGCAAAATAAATACATCGGGAAACTCGAGCAGGAAATAGAAAGTTTAAAAAGCAAAAAGAATCAATAA
- the obgE gene encoding GTPase ObgE, producing the protein MTEGNFVDYVKIYVSSGKGGKGSTHLHREKFIEKGGPDGGDGGRGGHVYLVGNKSLWTLFHLKFARHVKAGHGGDGGGDRSTGADGDDKFIEVPLGTVVKDKETGETLFEITEDGEKRILSKGGKGGLGNWHFRSSTNQTPRYAQPGLPGVEMDVILELKVLADVGLVGFPNAGKSTLLSVLTSAKPKIADYPFTTLKPNLGIVAYRDYQSFVIADIPGIIEGAAEGKGLGHYFLRHIERNSTLLFLVPVDTPDIKAEYDILVNELTKYNPEMLDKERLLVISKCDMLDDELKAELKTELDVAFKDIPYMFISSVAQQGLTDLKDKLWKMLND; encoded by the coding sequence ATGACAGAGGGAAATTTTGTAGATTATGTTAAGATATATGTTTCTTCCGGAAAAGGAGGGAAAGGATCTACACATTTACATAGAGAGAAATTTATTGAAAAAGGAGGTCCGGACGGTGGTGACGGAGGACGTGGTGGACACGTATATTTAGTGGGTAACAAAAGTCTTTGGACATTGTTTCACCTAAAGTTCGCGCGACACGTAAAAGCAGGTCACGGTGGTGATGGAGGAGGAGATCGTAGTACCGGTGCCGACGGAGATGATAAATTTATCGAAGTACCTTTAGGAACTGTTGTAAAAGATAAAGAAACAGGAGAAACCCTGTTTGAAATTACCGAAGACGGAGAAAAAAGAATCCTTTCTAAAGGTGGAAAAGGTGGTTTAGGGAACTGGCACTTTAGAAGTTCAACCAATCAGACTCCAAGATACGCACAACCTGGTTTACCGGGAGTAGAAATGGATGTTATTCTGGAACTTAAAGTTTTGGCAGATGTTGGTTTGGTAGGATTTCCAAATGCAGGAAAATCGACTTTATTGTCTGTACTGACTTCTGCAAAACCAAAAATTGCAGATTATCCGTTTACGACTTTGAAACCCAATTTAGGAATTGTGGCCTACAGAGATTATCAATCTTTTGTAATTGCTGATATTCCGGGAATTATTGAAGGTGCTGCTGAAGGAAAAGGATTAGGTCATTATTTCCTGCGTCATATCGAACGTAACTCAACATTATTGTTTTTGGTTCCTGTTGATACACCGGACATTAAAGCGGAATACGATATTTTGGTAAACGAATTAACAAAATACAATCCTGAGATGTTGGACAAAGAACGTCTTTTAGTGATTTCAAAATGCGATATGCTGGATGATGAACTTAAGGCTGAATTAAAAACAGAATTAGACGTTGCTTTCAAAGATATTCCTTATATGTTTATCTCTTCTGTGGCACAACAAGGCTTAACAGATCTTAAAGATAAACTTTGGAAGATGTTGAATGACTAA
- a CDS encoding hemolysin family protein: protein MEILIIFFLILLNGVFSMSEIALISARKNRLETAAKKGNKSAKIALDLANSPNKFLSTVQIGITLIGILTGIYSGDKITMDVEIFVSGFGVLKPYAHSVAVGIVVVVLTFFSLVLGELLPKRIGLNYPESIAKMVAMPMKIVSIITAPFIWLLTSSTDFLLNVLQIKPTADGKVTEEEIKAIIKEGTEGGEVQEIEQDIVERVFHIGDRKVNSLMTHRKSVDMLPLNADKAKIKELVLQDLHTVYPVYSDNYDDIVGIVTLKNIFANIESDHFDLAAIMIEAPYLMEQTTAYKALENFKKTGIHYAMVSDEYGVFQGIITLNDILEALVGDASDFYKDEFQLIEREDGSWMVDGHYSLHDFLTYFELDELTNDYEVNTVSGMIMTELSHIPKEGEKLIWQKFVLEVIDMDGVKIDKVLVKALKE, encoded by the coding sequence TTGGAAATACTAATAATATTTTTTCTAATTCTATTAAATGGAGTTTTCTCCATGTCTGAGATTGCATTGATCTCAGCAAGGAAAAACAGATTGGAGACTGCAGCAAAAAAAGGGAATAAAAGTGCCAAAATAGCACTGGATCTGGCCAATTCTCCAAATAAATTTTTATCAACCGTTCAAATCGGAATTACCTTAATCGGAATTTTAACCGGTATTTATTCGGGTGATAAAATCACAATGGATGTTGAAATATTTGTGAGTGGATTTGGAGTTTTAAAACCATATGCGCATTCTGTCGCAGTTGGTATTGTAGTAGTTGTTTTGACTTTTTTCTCTTTAGTTTTAGGGGAATTATTGCCAAAACGAATCGGGTTAAATTATCCTGAATCTATTGCGAAAATGGTAGCAATGCCAATGAAAATAGTCTCGATTATTACAGCGCCATTTATTTGGTTGTTGACATCATCGACTGATTTTCTGTTGAATGTTTTGCAAATTAAACCCACAGCAGACGGGAAAGTTACAGAAGAAGAAATTAAAGCCATTATTAAAGAAGGAACTGAAGGCGGAGAAGTTCAGGAAATTGAACAGGATATCGTGGAACGTGTTTTTCATATTGGTGACCGAAAGGTAAATTCGTTAATGACACACCGTAAATCGGTAGACATGTTGCCCTTAAATGCAGATAAAGCCAAAATAAAAGAGCTGGTTTTGCAGGACTTGCACACAGTTTACCCGGTATATAGTGACAACTACGATGATATTGTCGGGATAGTTACATTAAAAAATATATTCGCCAATATTGAAAGCGATCATTTTGATTTAGCGGCAATTATGATTGAAGCTCCTTATTTAATGGAGCAAACAACAGCTTACAAGGCATTAGAGAATTTCAAAAAAACAGGAATTCATTATGCTATGGTTTCAGATGAATATGGTGTTTTTCAAGGTATAATTACCTTAAATGATATATTAGAAGCCTTAGTTGGTGATGCGTCTGATTTTTATAAAGACGAATTCCAATTAATAGAAAGAGAAGACGGTTCATGGATGGTAGACGGACATTATTCGTTACACGATTTCTTAACCTATTTTGAGCTGGACGAATTAACAAACGATTACGAGGTAAATACCGTAAGCGGAATGATTATGACGGAACTTTCTCATATTCCAAAAGAAGGGGAGAAATTAATCTGGCAAAAATTTGTTTTAGAAGTCATCGATATGGATGGCGTAAAGATTGATAAAGTGCTGGTAAAAGCGCTAAAAGAGTAA